The Raphanus sativus cultivar WK10039 unplaced genomic scaffold, ASM80110v3 Scaffold2744, whole genome shotgun sequence genome includes a region encoding these proteins:
- the LOC130505969 gene encoding uncharacterized protein LOC130505969 encodes MSSPDPTKTANSDSQSPKEAPTPSEELGDSSTVWRDPVESGSPNEEEESNQGGEGEEEEEEGECGFCLFMKGGGCKESFTAWEVCVEEAEKNKEDIVTKCMEITSTLKKCMDEHSDYYQPILAAERAAEQQVKKELEADKEKISEEEAAAMKLAQG; translated from the coding sequence ATGTCATCTCCGGATCCGACGAAGACAGCGAATTCCGATTCCCAATCTCCAAAGGAAGCTCCTACTCCGTCGGAGGAGCTAGGAGATTCGTCAACTGTTTGGAGAGATCCAGTAGAATCCGGATCTccaaacgaagaagaagagtcgAATCAAGGAGGAGAgggagaagaggaggaagaggaaggagagTGCGGGTTTTGCTTGTTCATGAAAGGAGGGGGATGCAAAGAGTCGTTCACGGCTTGGGAAGTGTGTGTGGAGGAAGCTGAGAAGAACAAGGAAGACATCGTCACCAAGTGTATGGAGATCACTAGTACCTTGAAGAAGTGTATGGATGAGCATTCCGATTACTACCAGCCGATCCTCGCTGCGGAGAGAGCTGCTGAGCAGCAGGTGAAGAAGGAGCTCGAGGCCGACAAGGAGAAGATCTCTgaagaagaagcggcggcgatGAAGCTAGCTCAGGGTTAA
- the LOC108822485 gene encoding rhamnogalacturonan I rhamnosyltransferase 1, which yields MEVVRSESTQARSDNKLPPPAAPKPRVQVWFVTVCSTILIWTCLVQLFAAGELWRTRIFTGQVSRFSAPDKPVPLPPPLPPPRNYTSNGILLVSCNGGLNQMRSAICDMVTVARLLNLTLVVPELDKTSFWADPSGFEDIFDVRHFIDSLRDEVRVLRRLPKRYSTKYGYHMFEMPPVSWSDENYYLKQVLPLFSKHKVVHFNRTDTRLANNGLSLPLQWLRCRVNFQGLKFTPQLEALGSKLVRILQQRGPFLALHLRYEMDMLAFSGCTHGCSQEEAEELKKMRYTYPWWREKEINSEERRAQGLCPLTPEEVALVLKALGFDQNTQIYIAAGEIYGSEHRLSVLREAFPRIVKKEMLLESGELQQFQNHSSQMAALDFMVSVASNTFIPTYDGNMAKVVEGHRRYLGFKKTILLDRKRLVELLDLHNNKTLTWDQFAVAVKEAHERRRGAPTHRRVISDKPKEEDYFYANPQECLCEGTNCHDLSGHRNSTLTR from the exons ATGGAAGTAGTTAGATCGGAATCCACTCAGGCGCGGAGCGATAACAAGCTTCCGCCTCCGGCAGCTCCGAAGCCTCGCGTCCAAGTCTGGTTCGTCACCGTCTGCTCCACCATTCTCATCTGGACGTGTCTGGTCCAGCTTTTCGCCGCCGGCGAGCTTTGGCGCACCCGGATCTTCACCGGTCAGGTTTCCAGATTCTCGGCCCCTGATAAGCCCGTTCCCTtgcctcctcctcttcctcctccga GGAACTATACAAGCAATGGGATTCTACTTGTATCATGTAACGGCGGACTTAATCAGATGCGATCTGCT aTTTGTGACATGGTGACTGTTGCGAGGCTACTTAACCTCACTCTCGTTGTTCCTGAGCTTGATAAGACTTCTTTCTGGGCTGATCCAAG TGGGTTTGAGGATATTTTTGATGTGAGACATTTCATTGATTCATTAAGAGATGAAGTTCGGGTTTTGAGGAGGCTTCCTAAACGGTATAGCACCAAGTATGGTTACCACATGTTCGAAATGCCTCCTGTCAGCTGGTCTGATGAAAACTATTACCTTAAGCAG gtGTTGCCTCTTTTTAGTAAACACAAAGTTGTGCATTTCAATAGGACAGATACCCGTCTGGCGAACAATGGTCTTTCGCTCCCACTCCAGTGGCTTAGGTGTCGGGTGAACTTCCAGGGACTTAAGTTCACTCCACAGCTTGAGGCTTTGGGGTCTAAGTTAGTCCGCATTCTACAGCAAAGAGGGCCTTTTCTGGCTTTGCATCTGAGATATGAGATGGATATGTTAGCTTTCTCTGGTTGCACTCATGGTTGCAGTCAGGAAGAAGCGGAAGAGCTCAAAAAGATGAG GTACACATATCCCTGGTGGAGAGAGAAGGAGATAAACTCAGAGGAGAGGAGGGCGCAAGGGCTGTGTCCTCTGACGCCAGAGGAGGTGGCATTGGTTCTAAAAGCATTGGGATTCGATCAAAATACACAGATATACATTGCTGCTGGCGAGATTTATGGGAGCGAGCATAGACTTTCCGTTCTAAGGGAAGCATTCCCGAGAATT GTAAAGAAGGAAATGCTATTGGAGTCGGGAGAGTTGCAACAGTTTCAGAACCATTCATCTCAAATGGCTGCTCTAGATTTCATGGTATCTGTGGCCAGCAACACTTTTATTCCCACGTATGATGGAAACATGGCAAAAGTCGTGGAAGGTCATCGAAG ATACCTCGGGTTTAAGAAAACAATCCTGCTTGACCGCAAGAGACTGGTGGAGCTACTGGACTTACATAACAACAAGACCCTCACGTGGGATCAGTTTGCAGTAGCTGTAAAGGAAGCACATGAGAGACGAAGAGGAGCACCTACACATCGAAGAGTGATCTCTGACAAACCAAAGGAGGAAGATTACTTCTACGCTAACCCTCAAGAATGTCTTTGCGAAGGTACAAATTGCCACGATCTGTCTGGCCATAGAAACTCTACTTTAACACGTTGA
- the LOC108822486 gene encoding transmembrane emp24 domain-containing protein p24delta7: MDLHRSTTITLLILSILSPATLSMRYELHSGHTKCISEEIHVNAMSVGKYSIVNPHEDHPLPASHKITVKVTSPQGTVYHEADGVSTGHFSLTAVETGDYITCFSAVDHKPETVLTIDFDWRTGIHSKDWSNVAKLSQVENIESEVKKLLDTVTSIHDEMFYLRDREEEMHELNISTNSKMAWLSFLSLGVCLSVAGLQFWHLKTFFQKKKLI; the protein is encoded by the exons ATGGATCTTCATCGGAGCACGACGATCACACTCCTGATCCTCTCAATCTTATCCCCCGCGACGCTCTCAATGCGGTACGAGCTACACTCAGGCCACACGAAATGCATCTCCGAGGAGATTCACGTCAACGCAATGTCCGTCGGCAAATACAGCATCGTAAACCCTCACGAAGATCATCCTCTCCCTGCTTCCCACAAAATCACCGTCAAG GTGACGTCGCCGCAAGGAACGGTTTATCACGAGGCGGACGGAGTGAGCACGGGACATTTCTCGTTGACGGCTGTGGAAACAGGAGATTACATCACTTGCTTCTCGGCCGTTGATCATAAACCGGAGACGGTGCTGACCATTGACTTTGATTGGAGGACGGGGATTCATAGCAAGGACTGGTCCAATGTGGCCAAGTTGAGCCAAGTCGAA AACATTGAGTCTGAGGTTAAGAAGTTATTGGATACTGTTACTTCCATCCATGACGAGATGTTTTACCTCCGTGACAG GGAAGAAGAAATGCACGAACTGAACATATCGACGAATTCGAAGATGGCATGGTTGAGTTTTCTGTCGCTTGGGGTTTGTTTATCGGTCGCAGGTCTTCAGTTTTGGCACTTGAAGACTTTCttccagaagaagaagctcatcTAG